Below is a genomic region from Vibrio nitrifigilis.
TACTTATTGGCCCAATCGGACTTTATATTCGCCGCCATATTGAAGAAGCGGAAGAATTTACCACCAAGGAAAAAGAAGCCAAAGTTCCCGTGGTGGATCTATTCAAATCGCACAAACGCAGCATTATTTATAACGTTGGCGCAATGATGCTATCGACTTCAGTGACCTACTCCATCATTTTTATGCCAACTTATGCGAGTAAGTTCTTGGGTATGAGCAGTTCTATCGGTTACGGTGGTACTTTGATTAGCTATGCGGTACTGACTGTGCTGACCCCATTTATTGGCAATTTATCCGATCGCCTTGGTCGTACACGCATCATGATGATTGCTGCCGGATTATTTTTCCTTTCTGTTTACCCTGCCTTTGCGCTGTTATCAACACATGCGACGCTGATCATGTTAGCCAGCGTGTTATTTTGGCTAAGTATTCTTAAATCAATGTACTTTGGTGGTTTGCCTGCATTAATGTCTGAATTATTTCCAACTCAGGTGCGCGCAACGGGCATGGCATTAAGCTATAACATCGCCACCACTGTGTTTGGTAGCTTTACGCCAGCACTTCTTGTTTGGTCGATCAGTGCTTCAGGGGATTTATTAGCTCCAAGTTATTACTTACTTGTCACTTGCTGCGTCAGCTTAGCGACCATGTTTGCGATTCGCCGTCACTTTAAATTACGTTAGCTACTGATTTAGTTAGATACCTAAAGGGCTCCTAGATAGGAGCCCTTCTGCATAATTAAGCCTGATTCTACACAGGCCACTGATCACCTAAATCCCAAAACAGACCTGCGGCAGCAGCCAATCCTTGTTTCGCTACACTTTCCAATAAGTGCTCATCTGGTGCATGTTGATTGCATGATGGATAAGAGTGTGGCATCCACACGGTTGGTAGCGATAACACATCGGCAAAGCAATGATTAGGAATTGTCCCACCTAAGTTAGGTAATACCGTAACTTCTTGCTGTAAAGACTGTTGCATTGACTGCTGAACAAACCCAACCCACGGATGTGTTGGATCAAGGCGGGTCGCGTTATAGCCCCCTTCATAAATAACCTCAATATCGGTAAAACCAAGATTGGAAAAATGCTCTTGTAAGTTAGCGACTAAGTTTTCCCAATCAGTACCGGGTACGAAGCGCAAGTGGCAGACCGCTTCAGCAGAATCGGGAATTGCTCCCACTGGTTTAGTGATATTACCCGCCCCGAGTGCAATGATTTCTAAAGTATTACAGCCGAATAACCGCTCACCATTAGATAGGTGCTTCTCTCCCCACTCAGCATTGAGTGATGGATCACCTTCGTTACCACCCACAGGTAAAACCTGCATCATTTCAGCAGCAAGCCCTGCTGGTTTTGGCGCTTTCAACTTCTCAGCGAGAACTTGACCTGTTGGAGAAACTAAAGACGCAAGCGCATGATTCAAACGGACTGCCGCATTAGTAATAACCCCACCCCAGTTACCAGAATGACGGGCACCATTCCCTGTATAACAACGTAACCGGAATTGACACACACCTCGCGAACCTAGAAAAATGGTCGGCGTTTGCGCATTTAATCGGGGGCCATCAGAAGCAAGAAATAGGTCCGCTTTTAACTCGTTGCTGTGTTCACGACAAAATTGTTCTAAGCCAGTCGAGCCGACTTCTTCGCTCATTTCAAAGAGAATTTTAATGTTGTAACCAAGCTTACCTTGACGCTGCTTTAGTACGGTTTCTAAAGCGAGAAGATTAATAGTGTGTTGCCCTTTATTATCAGCTGTACCACGCCCATAAAGCTTATCGCCGATCTGAGTAAGAACCCAAGGAGCAGTGCCATCTAACCACAACGGTTCTTGTCCGTCTGTAACATCGCCATGGCCATACAATAGCAAGGTAGGTAATTGTTCAGATTCAATTCGACTAGCGATCATTAACGGAGGCTTATCAGAGACAGGGTTAGCAAACTGCTCACAACTAAAACCTTGCTCAGTGAGCAAAGGGGCTATTTCATCCGTTAGATACACTGAAAGTTGCTCTGCCGCGTCAGGGTTCTGACTTTCTGTGGGTAATGCAACTCGCCGGGCAAGGGTTTGATAAAACACACCACTCTCAATACAATTTTTGGCTAACGTGATTACCTTTGCTCGAGCTGAGCCACTCATATCAGTCATCTTCTGTCCCTGTTTGTTATATAACACTCGATTTACTATGTCGGGTTAGCTTATGATGAGTAGACCTTTGCAACAATTATCAATTAAGCAAAAAATTGTTCTCATAAATAGAAAGCTAAACTATGTACGATTTAACCCTGAAATATTTCCACGCAGTCGCTCAAACGGGTTCTCTTTCTGCTGCATCAGAGCAACTACATGTCGCTATTTCGGCGATAAGTCGTCAAATCAGTCAGTTAGAAGAGCAACTTGAACTTACTCTATTCGAACGAAAGCCGCGGGGTATGGCTCTGACTCCTGCGGGAGAAATTCTTTATACCTATTCATTACGTAACACCGTCGAGTTAAGTAATGTGATTTCTGAGATGAAAGAGCTGAATAGTGTAAAAATGCAGTCTATCGCACTCGCCTGTCCGGAAGGGATGGCTTGGGATTTTTTACCACATGCTATCGCTCGTTTTCGCCAACAATACCCAAATGCGATATTTTCACTAAAAGTTGTTGATTCAGCCGAAGCGACCAAATTAGTCAAAGAGGGTGTAGTGGATGCGGCGCTGACATTCAGCCTGCAAATTGAACAAGGGGTTAAGGTTGCTCTGCAAGTCCCCGCCCCTATTTCAGCCTTGCTCGCAAAAACACATCCACTTGCAAGACGTAAAACACTTAGCGTGCATGATCTGGCAAACTATCCCGTCGCGTTATCTGAATCTGGTACCACATTAAATTACTTATTCGATATTGCCTGCCACTTAGAAAACGTGAACATTATTCCAGCGTTCACCAGCAATTCTATGGGGGCGATTTATACGTTTACGAAAGAAAATACAGAGGCCATTGCCCTTTGTGGCAAACTAACAGCCAGCCGTCAAGCTGAGCGTGATAGTTTAGTTCTCCTTCCTCTAAAAGAACCATCACTGCTGCAAAGAAGCATCCAACTGCAAGTCATGTCACACCGTAAACAAACCGACATCGTAGAGGATTTCCTACTCTTTTTAGGCAAAATGCTACGAGGAGAGTAAGCATAATGGGCACAGGCACCTTTAAGCCATGCTCCGAGAGTCATTATCAGGTCTAAGACATAATCAGCATCTATTACGTCATCAACCTCTTGGTTATCACGGAATCAAAACAAACTGACCAAAGAAGTGCTTTGCTTTCTTTTTACGATGATCTTTTCCTCTCTAACTCCATAAATAGAATCGTCCAGTGTCGGGATGAACTGGTTTTGAACTACCTAACTCCATGGAAATATTAATCAGGAAATGATGATGAAAAAACTCGTATCGAAATGGTCTAAACGACTAGCTGTTATCGCTCTCATGACAGGATCCTCATCTTTAGCTTTCGCCGGTGGTCATATGATGGACGTCGGTGTTTATGGGCATGATCAAGATGTCTCCTCTGGCACTGTTTCTGTAGATATGATTCAAGCAGCAGAAAACGGCTGGCTTGTCGTGCACCGGACAGATAAGAAAATGAAACCAGGCCCAGTCGTTGGCTACGCTCCGGTTAAGATGGGCAGCAATTATGATGTCTCTGCTATTTTAACCGAGACAGTCAAAAGCGGTGAGATGCTAATGTTGATGTTACATAGTGAGAAAGGTGGCATGAAAACTGGCGTTTTCGAATACACATTAGGCGCAAAAACTGACGGGCCAATTAAGGTGCACGGCAAACTAGTGATGTCTGTAATCACTGCGAAGTGATGCAGTGATATCGATAAAGGGCGATCTCAACCGAGGGGTCGCTTTTTATTGTATGTATATTAAAAGAACCGTGATTTAGCTATATGTACGTACCCAGTATTAATCGATTTTTAATAGTGTGTCCTATTTAAAATAGCAATGAACACTTGATATTAGTGAGTGTTACACATCAAATTAAACTCGGACTGTTTAACTC
It encodes:
- a CDS encoding DUF7282 domain-containing protein, with the translated sequence MKKLVSKWSKRLAVIALMTGSSSLAFAGGHMMDVGVYGHDQDVSSGTVSVDMIQAAENGWLVVHRTDKKMKPGPVVGYAPVKMGSNYDVSAILTETVKSGEMLMLMLHSEKGGMKTGVFEYTLGAKTDGPIKVHGKLVMSVITAK
- a CDS encoding MFS transporter, giving the protein MSETILTSDGTSTSAGHPSNKKLLKLIIASSIGNALEWFDLIAYAFFARTISKLFFPTDDATLSLMLALFAFAMSYLIRPVGALVIGSYADKAGRKSAMLLTIWLMMSGTFLIAIMPTYQSIGLLAPCGILLARLLQGFSAGGEFGSATAMLVEQYPERKGFLSSFMFASQGVSGLLGAGFGLLLTAVLSTQQLEDWGWRIPFIFGLLIGPIGLYIRRHIEEAEEFTTKEKEAKVPVVDLFKSHKRSIIYNVGAMMLSTSVTYSIIFMPTYASKFLGMSSSIGYGGTLISYAVLTVLTPFIGNLSDRLGRTRIMMIAAGLFFLSVYPAFALLSTHATLIMLASVLFWLSILKSMYFGGLPALMSELFPTQVRATGMALSYNIATTVFGSFTPALLVWSISASGDLLAPSYYLLVTCCVSLATMFAIRRHFKLR
- a CDS encoding M20 family metallopeptidase encodes the protein MTDMSGSARAKVITLAKNCIESGVFYQTLARRVALPTESQNPDAAEQLSVYLTDEIAPLLTEQGFSCEQFANPVSDKPPLMIASRIESEQLPTLLLYGHGDVTDGQEPLWLDGTAPWVLTQIGDKLYGRGTADNKGQHTINLLALETVLKQRQGKLGYNIKILFEMSEEVGSTGLEQFCREHSNELKADLFLASDGPRLNAQTPTIFLGSRGVCQFRLRCYTGNGARHSGNWGGVITNAAVRLNHALASLVSPTGQVLAEKLKAPKPAGLAAEMMQVLPVGGNEGDPSLNAEWGEKHLSNGERLFGCNTLEIIALGAGNITKPVGAIPDSAEAVCHLRFVPGTDWENLVANLQEHFSNLGFTDIEVIYEGGYNATRLDPTHPWVGFVQQSMQQSLQQEVTVLPNLGGTIPNHCFADVLSLPTVWMPHSYPSCNQHAPDEHLLESVAKQGLAAAAGLFWDLGDQWPV
- a CDS encoding LysR family transcriptional regulator, with product MYDLTLKYFHAVAQTGSLSAASEQLHVAISAISRQISQLEEQLELTLFERKPRGMALTPAGEILYTYSLRNTVELSNVISEMKELNSVKMQSIALACPEGMAWDFLPHAIARFRQQYPNAIFSLKVVDSAEATKLVKEGVVDAALTFSLQIEQGVKVALQVPAPISALLAKTHPLARRKTLSVHDLANYPVALSESGTTLNYLFDIACHLENVNIIPAFTSNSMGAIYTFTKENTEAIALCGKLTASRQAERDSLVLLPLKEPSLLQRSIQLQVMSHRKQTDIVEDFLLFLGKMLRGE